The nucleotide window GCGGCTGCCTGGAAGGCTTGGCTCGGGGCCAGCTGTAGGTGGTTAGAATAGACAGATGCTCCTGTACCTATCTGGGTGAGTGGTGGAGTGTGGACGGTCATGTCTTGATGTCCAGCAGGGGCATCCGCTTGTGCTGGTAGCTGCTCTGCCAGCCATGAACCACCTGTCAGGAAGAGCAAGCCACTGCAGCCTCACTGCTGGCAAGTATTTGTAAGGATGACCCATGACCTGGTTGCTTAGAGTGAGGAACTGGCCTCCTGTTGCAACGTGGTTCTTAGCCAGAAATGTAGCTCACCTTGGGGTCTCCCACATCAGAGAGCAGCTCCTGCTCAGCTTCCTGGAGTTCTTCTGCAGGGTCATAGCTATACATGGGAAGCAGATGATGGCGAAGCCGGTCCACCCTGGGAGCGGGAGCACAGGAACCTCAGCCCCGCACTATCCGGTGTCTCCTCCCCTCAAACCACTGGGCCAGAAAGGAACCCATTTCTGCTAGGGTAAAGGGTATTAGTACCAGGGAGTTAGGGCACTCACCGCTTTTTCTTCTGCACATACATTACCTGTAACAGAGACACGTACTATGGGGCTGGGGAGGCGAGCACTGCCCAGTCTCAAGACCCACTTCCACACCCTTAATAACAGCCGAGATGCTGTGGCCACCAAACCAGGCCCACCCAGCAGCCACCCCAGGCAAGTCTGAGGATTCCTTACCACGGCCACCACCACCCCGACCAGGGTGATGAGGAAGAAAGGCCCCAGCACATAGCCCACCATAGAGTCGCTGTTGGCCTGGGGGGCATTGGGCACTGTCGTGTTACTCATGACATCAGTAGCCAGATGGCTGAATGGATGGACTgcatgggcagtggtggcctcGGGAGGGCGCCTCCTCTGGGCTccctggggaggaggaagggaggatatCAGCTGTACCTGTGGTGACAAGCAGGTCTGGAAATCCCGGAAAACTTAAAGCCAAACACTAATGACCCCGAGGTAACCAGACAGGCCCAGATCCCATCCAGGCTTGGTTCCGGCCCAGCGTCTTACAAACAAGAGGGTGTGGCTTAGCTTGGATGCCTGGTAGACATTTGCAGGTATCAACTGCTTGGGGAAGGTTAGGTGCAGGTGCAcggctaaatggagagaaagaaatagcTGGGCCTTCACTGCGGTGGAGGGGTGAGTTAGGATCATGTGAAGGGGTTC belongs to Mus musculus strain NOD/ShiLtJ chromosome 17 genomic contig, GRCm38.p6 alternate locus group NOD/ShiLtJ MMCHR17_CHORI29_IDD16_1 and includes:
- the AI413582 gene encoding small integral membrane protein 29; this encodes MSNTTVPNAPQANSDSMVGYVLGPFFLITLVGVVVAVVMYVQKKKRVDRLRHHLLPMYSYDPAEELQEAEQELLSDVGDPKVVHGWQSSYQHKRMPLLDIKT